A single window of Vigna unguiculata cultivar IT97K-499-35 chromosome 1, ASM411807v1, whole genome shotgun sequence DNA harbors:
- the LOC114178128 gene encoding CST complex subunit TEN1 isoform X2, translated as MASLEIKSGTLISLHDLHPSSPFFKQGASLRITGKLREYSIEACLATIVDGDDILQVSTEHLRDLSFQVGSVYQFIGELLIQPDNEFCKLVLVETLMGSISIFTISPCCS; from the exons ATGGCGTCTTTGGAAATAAAATCTGGTACATTGATTTCCTTACATGACCTGCATCCGTCATCTCCATTTTTTAAGCAAGGAGCTTCGCTCAGAATAACTGGAAA GTTACGTGAATATTCTATAGAGGCGTGCCTAGCAACGATTGTTGATGGCGATGACATTCTACAAGTTAGTACCGAACATCTGAGGGACCTTAGCTTTCAAGTTGGCTCTGTCTACCAATTCATTGGTGAACTCCTTATCCAACCTGATAATGAG TTTTGCAAGCTCGTGTTGGTAGAAACGTTGATGGGATCGATCTCAA
- the LOC114173423 gene encoding serine/threonine-protein kinase rio2-like, with the protein MKLDVDVLKYLYKDDFRVLTAVELGMRNHEIVPTELIDRIARLKHGGTYKVLKNLLKHKLLHHDSSKYDGFRLTYLGYDFLAIKTMVNKGVFVAVGRQIGVGKESDIFEVAREDGTVLAMKLHRLGRVSFRAVKSKRDYLRHRSSYNWLYLSRLAALKEFAFMKALETHGFPVPNAVEHNRHCVVMSLVQGYPLVQVKQLQNPETVFETIIGLVVRLAERGLIHCDFNEFNIMIDDDEKITMIDFPQMVSVSHRNAQMYFDRDVECIFKFFRKRFNLSFEESLDDMDGSDEGRDGAGKPCFSAIERSAGFLDRELAASGFSRKDEEDIQRFIEGKAESDTNSDSEEVDLVEDLNEAGTIDGSYSSDLLEQNEGYESQWKEKSCEARESSGSEKEDANDNEEDNEEATENEAELVKSLNKQRRRAVAAVRKGHKTTGGRNSYKDKGGRSSHNSKIQKQLSSW; encoded by the exons ATGAAGCTTGACGTGGATGTGTTGAAATATCTCTACAAAGATGATTTTAGGGTTCTCACCGCCGTTGAACTGGGCATGCGGAAT CATGAAATCGTACCAACGGAACTCATCGATCGAATTGCGCGTCTCAA GCATGGAGGCACGTACAAAGTTTTGAAGAATTTGCTCAAGCACAAGTTGCTGCATCATGACTCTTCTAAAT atGATGGATTCCGCCTTACCTATCTTGGTTATGATTTTCTTGCCATTAAAACTATGGTGAACAAAGGAGTGTTTGTTGCTGTTGGTCGCCAAATTGGTGTTGGAAAGGAATCTG ATATATTTGAGGTTGCCCGTGAAGATGGAACTGTTCTAGCCATGAAGTTGCATAGACTTGGTAGAGTCTCTTTTAGAGCTGTCAAATCTAAGCGTGACTACTTGAGACATCGAAGTAGTTATAACTGGCTCTATTTGTCTCGCCTTGCTGCCCTTAAAGAATTTGCTTTCATGAAG GCTCTGGAAACCCATGGCTTTCCTGTTCCAAATGCTGTAGAACACAATAGACATTGTGTAGTCATGTCACTTGTCCAAGGTTATCCTCT TGTTCAGGTGAAGCAGTTACAAAATCCAGAGACAGTTTTTGAGACAATCATTGGTTTAGTTGTTCGGTTGGCTGAGCGTGGCCTTATTCATTGTGATTTCAATGAATTTAATATCATG ATTGACGACGATGAAAAAATTACCATGATTGATTTTCCTCAAATGGTATCCGTGTCACATCGTAATGCACAGAT GTACTTTGACCGTGATGTTGAATGCATCTTTAAGTTTTTCAGGAAAAG GTTCAATCTTTCTTTTGAAGAAAGCTTAGATGATATGGATGGTTCTGATGAGGGGAGAGATGGCGCTGGAAAACCTTGTTTTTCTGCGATAGAAAGAAGTGCTGGTTTTCTAGATAGGGAACTTGCTGCCAGTGGCTTTTCTAGAAAGGACGAAGAAGATATTCAAAGG TTCATTGAAGGCAAGGCAGAGAGTGATACAAATTCAGACAGTGAAGAGGTTGACTTAGTTGAAGACCTGAATGAAGCAGGCACTATTGATGGTAGTTATTCTTCAGACTTGTTGGAACAG AATGAGGGATATGAAAGTCAGTGGAAAGAGAAGAGTTGTGAAGCACGTGAAAGCAGTGGATCTGAAAAGGAAGATGCAAATGACAAT GAGGAAGACAATGAAGAAGCAACGGAAAATGAAGCTGAACTCGTCAAGAGCTTGAATAAGCAAAGGCGACGTGCTGTGGCAGCAGTTCGTAAGGGACATAAGACTACTGGAGGCAGAAATTCCTACAAAGACAAAGGTGGTAGGTCATCTCACAATTCTAAAATCCAGAAACAGTTGAGCAGCTGGTGA
- the LOC114176150 gene encoding pentatricopeptide repeat-containing protein At5g48910 produces MNAFMFQTNTACYDPHVGVPQIRTCKSMRELKQVHAFFVKTARTHDTTIAKEILRLSATSDFRDIGYALSVFDQMPVRNCFAWNTVIRALAETQDRLLDAFLVFCQMVTEATVEPNRFTFPSVLKACAVMARLEEGKQVHGLVLKFGLVGDEFVVTNLLRMYVMCGSMEDAHVLFYRNVEGVEDVRRLVREERRGEFNVVLCNVMVDGYVRVGNLKAARELFDRMAQRSVVSWNVMISGYAQNGFYREAIEVFRRMTQMGDMSPNRVTLVSVLPAISRLGALELGKWVHLYAEKNKIRIDDVLGSALVDMYSKCGSIEKAILVFEKLPQNNVITWNVVISGLAMHGKANDVFNYLSRMEKCGISPSDVTYIAILSACSHAGLVDKGRSFFNDMVNRVGLEPKIEHYGCMVDLLGRAGYLEEAEQLILNMPMKPDDVIWKALLGACKMHKNIEIGTRVAEVLMQLAPHDSGAYVALSNMYASTGDWGGVAEVRLMMKDMDIRKDPGCSWIEIDGVTHEFLVEDDSHPRAKDIHSKLKEISNKLNLEGHMPDTTQVLLKMDEKNKEIVLHYHSEKIAVAFGLISTPPKTSLCVVKNLRICEDCHSSMKLISKIYERKIVIRDRKRFHHFEHGSCSCMDYW; encoded by the coding sequence ATGAATGCTTTTATGTTTCAGACCAATACAGCATGTTATGATCCACATGTGGGTGTCCCACAAATCAGGACATGCAAAAGCATGCGAGAATTGAAGCAAGTGCATGCGTTTTTTGTCAAAACAGCACGAACCCATGACACCACAATAGCAAAAGAGATTCTCAGGCTCAGTGCCACGTCTGATTTTCGTGATATTGGGTATGCCCTCTCGGTGTTCGACCAAATGCCTGTCAGGAATTGCTTTGCTTGGAACACTGTGATAAGGGCACTTGCTGAAACCCAAGATAGGCTCTTGGACGCCTTCTTGGTTTTCTGTCAAATGGTGACTGAGGCAACTGTGGAGCCTAACCGGTTCACTTTCCCATCTGTTCTGAAGGCTTGCGCAGTCATGGCCAGGTTGGAAGAAGGGAAGCAGGTTCATGggctggttcttaagtttgGATTGGTGGGCGACGAATTTGTTGTCACTAATTTGCTAAGGATGTATGTGATGTGTGGGAGTATGGAGGATGCTCATGTTTTGTTTTATAGGAATGTTGAGGGTGTTGAAGATGTGAGGAGGTTGGTGAGAGAGGAGAGGAGGGGAGAGTTTAATGTGGTTCTGTGCAATGTGATGGTTGATGGGTATGTAAGAGTTGGGAACCTTAAGGCTGCTAGGGAGTTGTTTGACAGGATGGCTCAAAGGAGTGTGGTTTCTTGGAATGTGATGATTTCTGGGTATGCTCAAAATGGGTTTTATAGAGAGGCCATAGAAGTGTTTCGTAGGATGACGCAGATGGGAGACATGTCGCCGAACCGGGTCACTTTGGTCAGTGTGCTGCCTGCGATTTCTCGTCTTGGAGCGCTCGAGTTGGGGAAATGGGTGCATTTGTATGCAGAGAAGAATAAGATTCGGATTGATGATGTGCTTGGTTCGGCTCTGGTTGATATGTACTCCAAGTGTGGGAGCATTGAGAAGGCTATTCTGGTATTTGAGAAGCTACCTCAAAACAATGTCATAACATGGAATGTTGTTATTAGTGGTCTTGCCATGCATGGTAAAGCCAATGATGTGTTTAATTATTTGTCGAGGATGGAAAAATGTGGAATATCCCCGAGTGATGTTACGTACATAGCCATCTTGAGTGCGTGTAGCCATGCAGGCTTAGTGGACAAGGGAAGATCATTTTTTAATGACATGGTTAACAGGGTTGGATTAGAGCCTAAAATTGAACACTATGGATGCATGGTTGATCTTCTGGGTCGTGCTGGTTATCTTGAAGAAGCAGAGCAGCTTATATTGAACATGCCAATGAAGCCAGATGATGTCATATGGAAGGCTTTACTTGGTGCTTGTAAGATGCATAAAAATATCGAAATAGGTACGCGTGTTGCGGAGGTTTTAATGCAATTGGCTCCTCATGACAGTGGGGCATATGTGGCTCTCTCCAACATGTATGCCTCAACAGGGGATTGGGGTGGAGTTGCAGAGGTGAGGTTAATGATGAAAGACATGGACATAAGAAAAGACCCTGGATGTAGCTGGATTGAAATTGATGGTGTTACTCATGAGTTCCTTGTTGAGGATGATTCCCATCCTAGAGCCAAGGACATACACTCAAAGTTGAAGGAAATTTCAAACAAGTTGAACTTGGAAGGTCATATGCCAGATACCACACAAGTGTTGCTCAAGATGGatgagaaaaacaaagaaatcgTGCTGCACTACCATAGTGAGAAGATTGCTGTTGCTTTTGGCTTAATTAGTACACCCCCGAAGACATCACTTTGTGTTGTGAAAAATTTGAGAATTTGTGAAGATTGTCATTCCTCAATGAAATTAATCTCAAAAATCTATGAGCGGAAGATAGTTATTCGAGACAGGAAGCGCTTTCACCATTTTGAACATGGTTCGTGTTCTTGTATGGACTACTGGTAG